The Candidatus Binatia bacterium genome has a window encoding:
- a CDS encoding amidohydrolase family protein, whose translation MQTKANDLWVNVSMGDQEPAEYLVRVKEDYFKAGDEFFENIECDRLVAEMDAAGVEKVVLTINIAETPERIFDFARRHPGRFFYSAYCQPTGRMEEVWQLEKLVSEHPVVMARVVPFAIDKPPTDPIYYPLYVKCIELDLPISINTGLPGPPMPGDCQNPMHLDRICYQFPELKVCMAHGADPWWDVATRLMIKYANLRLMTSAYAPKYFPEELLHFMNTRGQNRIMFASDHPVLSFQRCLDEAQSLDLRDGVLEKYLYQNSEDFFFTERNPR comes from the coding sequence ATGCAGACCAAAGCAAACGACCTCTGGGTCAATGTGTCGATGGGCGACCAGGAACCGGCCGAATATCTCGTTCGGGTCAAGGAAGACTATTTCAAGGCGGGCGACGAGTTCTTCGAGAATATCGAATGTGACCGGCTGGTCGCCGAAATGGATGCTGCCGGAGTCGAAAAGGTCGTTCTCACGATCAATATCGCCGAAACACCCGAACGAATTTTTGATTTCGCGCGACGACACCCCGGACGCTTCTTCTATTCCGCCTATTGTCAGCCCACTGGAAGGATGGAGGAAGTCTGGCAGCTCGAAAAACTCGTGAGCGAACATCCCGTGGTCATGGCGCGAGTGGTCCCCTTCGCCATCGACAAACCGCCTACGGACCCGATCTACTACCCGCTTTATGTCAAATGCATCGAGCTGGACCTTCCCATCTCGATCAACACCGGACTGCCGGGGCCGCCAATGCCTGGTGATTGCCAGAACCCCATGCACCTCGACCGGATCTGTTATCAATTCCCGGAGTTGAAAGTCTGCATGGCGCACGGTGCTGATCCCTGGTGGGATGTCGCCACCCGGTTGATGATCAAATACGCCAATCTGCGCTTGATGACATCAGCCTACGCTCCCAAATACTTCCCCGAGGAACTCCTGCACTTCATGAATACGCGCGGGCAGAACCGAATCATGTTCGCCTCGGACCATCCCGTATTATCTTTCCAGAGATGCCTGGATGAAGCCCAGTCCCTCGACCTCAGAGACGGCGTTCTGGAGAAGTATCTCTACCAAAACTCAGAGGACTTCTTTTTCACCGAACGAAACCCTCGCTGA
- a CDS encoding FAD-dependent oxidoreductase, giving the protein MPSHLFTPLSIGAMTVPNRIAMAPMGVEILDEDGHLREPAIRYYEERARGGAGLIITEVSACAYPMGANARRQIASSSDEYLPGLTELARRVHGHGSKIALQLVHHGKVSRLDAKEGRDILMPSKPKWHGSMTMGNDLSHEEITLMIEASGGGGKIRAADHEDIAWVIDKFASAAERSRRAGFDAVEVHGAHGYLLSEFLSRCWNRRDDEYGGSQENRARLLCEVIRAIKARAGEDFPVLVRLDACEFRTPDGITFEEAKQTAKLAVAAGADAIHMTAYADATSAPGFTDGPLPHAPSAYVDFAKDIRALVPVPVIAVGRIEPDEAESLIAKGVFDMVSMGRKLLADPELPRKLRDGKAAEIRPCVYCYVCVAQAFFDRSVRCAVNPVTAHETEFADLDTVGPEDRKHILIAGGGPAGMEAARIATSRGHRVTLCEKSSQLGGALRFGAVVYEPNERLLRWYENQLQLLEVEIRLDTAVDAALVRDLKPDVLLLCHGASKSRPKIPGVDQDHVLDGDDLRSLLTGGEDAGADKKISRTGRLAVRIGRATGLTTDPARIRKASYAYMPIGKNVVVLGGGLVGCEIAEFLAERGRRVKILASEAIPALEMAHPRRFRVLHELEELGVEVCREAEATGIDAHSVFYTQKNPDGTVGEETTPADAVIIASGLEPAPELARMLDGIAPEIQVLGDATGVDYLEGAIGDGFHAARRL; this is encoded by the coding sequence ATGCCGTCGCACCTCTTTACGCCCCTTTCGATCGGGGCCATGACCGTTCCCAACCGAATCGCCATGGCGCCGATGGGAGTGGAAATCCTCGACGAGGATGGGCACCTCCGCGAGCCCGCGATTCGCTACTACGAAGAACGCGCCCGGGGCGGCGCCGGCCTGATCATCACCGAGGTCAGCGCTTGCGCATATCCGATGGGGGCCAACGCCCGCCGGCAGATCGCATCCTCCTCGGATGAATATTTGCCCGGCCTGACGGAGCTGGCGCGTCGAGTGCATGGACACGGCAGCAAGATCGCCTTGCAATTGGTGCATCACGGCAAGGTATCTCGGCTGGACGCCAAGGAGGGCCGCGACATCCTCATGCCATCAAAGCCAAAATGGCATGGCAGCATGACCATGGGGAACGACCTCTCTCACGAAGAGATCACCCTGATGATCGAGGCCTCCGGCGGAGGTGGAAAAATCCGTGCAGCGGACCATGAGGATATCGCCTGGGTGATCGACAAATTCGCCTCTGCCGCCGAGCGCAGCCGGCGTGCCGGATTCGATGCCGTCGAAGTCCATGGCGCGCATGGCTATCTGCTCTCGGAGTTTCTTTCACGCTGCTGGAATCGGCGCGACGACGAATACGGCGGCTCGCAGGAAAACCGTGCCCGTCTTCTTTGCGAGGTCATCCGGGCGATCAAGGCGCGCGCCGGAGAGGATTTCCCGGTACTGGTGCGGCTGGATGCCTGCGAATTCCGGACACCCGACGGGATCACCTTCGAGGAAGCGAAGCAGACCGCAAAGCTGGCCGTCGCCGCCGGTGCCGATGCCATTCATATGACCGCCTACGCCGACGCCACCTCGGCTCCGGGCTTCACCGACGGCCCCCTCCCCCATGCGCCGTCGGCCTATGTCGATTTCGCCAAGGATATCCGCGCGCTGGTTCCCGTACCGGTGATCGCGGTGGGCCGCATTGAACCGGACGAGGCCGAATCCCTGATCGCCAAGGGCGTGTTCGACATGGTCTCCATGGGGCGCAAATTGCTCGCGGATCCCGAACTTCCGAGAAAATTACGTGACGGCAAGGCCGCGGAGATTCGGCCCTGTGTCTATTGCTACGTATGCGTGGCTCAGGCTTTCTTCGATCGCTCCGTGCGTTGCGCGGTGAACCCGGTAACGGCGCACGAAACGGAATTCGCCGACCTCGACACCGTGGGGCCCGAGGACCGCAAGCATATTCTGATTGCCGGAGGTGGGCCCGCCGGCATGGAAGCCGCGCGGATTGCCACCAGCCGCGGGCATCGCGTGACCCTTTGCGAGAAAAGCTCGCAGCTCGGCGGCGCGTTGCGGTTTGGCGCGGTCGTCTACGAACCGAATGAGCGGCTCCTGCGCTGGTACGAAAACCAGCTCCAGCTCCTCGAGGTCGAAATTCGCCTCGACACAGCCGTCGATGCCGCTCTTGTTCGAGATCTGAAACCCGACGTCCTGCTGCTTTGCCACGGAGCCTCCAAATCGCGACCGAAGATCCCGGGCGTGGATCAGGACCACGTGCTCGACGGAGACGATTTGCGCAGCCTCCTGACCGGTGGCGAGGATGCAGGTGCTGACAAGAAGATCTCGCGCACCGGACGGCTCGCGGTCCGGATCGGCCGCGCGACCGGACTCACCACCGACCCCGCCCGCATTCGAAAAGCCTCCTACGCCTATATGCCGATCGGCAAGAACGTGGTCGTCCTTGGCGGCGGCTTGGTGGGCTGCGAGATTGCCGAGTTTCTTGCGGAGCGAGGTCGACGGGTCAAAATCCTGGCGTCAGAAGCAATCCCGGCGTTGGAGATGGCCCACCCGCGCCGCTTTCGCGTCCTGCACGAACTCGAAGAACTCGGCGTCGAGGTTTGCCGAGAGGCCGAGGCCACCGGCATCGATGCCCATTCGGTCTTTTACACGCAGAAAAATCCGGACGGGACCGTCGGCGAAGAAACGACGCCTGCGGATGCGGTGATCATCGCCTCGGGCCTTGAGCCCGCCCCCGAGTTAGCTCGGATGCTCGACGGAATAGCTCCCGAGATACAGGTCCTCGGCGATGCCACAGGTGTCGACTATCTCGAAGGCGCCATCGGCGACGGGTTCCACGCTGCGCGCCGTCTCTAA
- a CDS encoding VOC family protein — protein sequence MSGRLLTLGQVPETLREKGTLEMPYHHLAFASHNTEATDCFYREAMGFTLSKVEVGPTPTGGWSKHFFYDTGDGSMIAFWEIHDEHIPSPPTTAISTGLGLPEWVNHVAFDAPTREDLDEHRSRLNRNGYDVLEVDHGWCISIYMQDPNGIMVEFCHSTREFTAEEVAEAAVLLRATEPPASSPPPSVRGFAGEGQPLHLRSA from the coding sequence ATGAGTGGCCGGCTCTTGACGCTGGGGCAGGTGCCGGAGACACTGCGGGAGAAAGGAACTCTGGAAATGCCCTATCATCATTTGGCGTTCGCTTCCCATAATACTGAAGCCACGGACTGTTTTTACCGCGAGGCGATGGGATTTACGCTCAGCAAGGTCGAAGTGGGCCCCACGCCTACGGGGGGATGGTCCAAGCATTTTTTCTACGATACCGGGGACGGTTCGATGATTGCGTTTTGGGAAATTCACGACGAACACATTCCCTCGCCGCCCACCACGGCGATCTCGACGGGGCTCGGTTTGCCGGAATGGGTGAATCACGTGGCCTTCGATGCACCGACTCGTGAGGATCTCGACGAACATCGCAGCCGACTGAACCGCAACGGCTACGACGTGCTCGAAGTCGACCACGGGTGGTGCATCTCAATCTATATGCAGGACCCCAATGGCATCATGGTCGAATTTTGCCATTCCACTCGTGAATTCACCGCCGAGGAAGTCGCCGAAGCAGCCGTCTTGCTGCGTGCCACAGAGCCACCCGCATCCTCGCCGCCACCGTCGGTTCGCGGCTTTGCCGGCGAGGGCCAACCTCTGCATTTGCGCAGCGCCTAG
- a CDS encoding phytanoyl-CoA dioxygenase family protein yields the protein MTRPIATSLTPTEKNDWEENGFFVRRGFASGPTCRKLWDRAVELARAEVAGESIAPAYVLRETRLDQPGRLGEERASKIFRLHRDDPTFHAGATDPALLAIMADLLGPDVDCFLSQFIFKQPGALGQPWHQDAFYFPFGRDLQVGAWLAITEAGAENSPLWVLPGSQTEAVHDAITDPRPDAPFGYVEIVDHEMDGAERVLMQPGDLLVFHGHLMHRSTDHEAGEVRAAMVYHYAESATVDRTEQIWGQPSPNNDWMTVLRDRAPV from the coding sequence GTGACCAGACCCATCGCCACCAGCCTCACCCCAACGGAGAAGAACGATTGGGAAGAAAACGGTTTCTTCGTGCGACGTGGCTTTGCCTCGGGCCCGACCTGCCGGAAACTCTGGGATCGCGCCGTGGAACTGGCCCGGGCGGAAGTCGCCGGAGAATCGATCGCTCCGGCCTACGTCCTGCGTGAAACGCGCCTCGACCAGCCAGGACGGCTCGGAGAAGAACGGGCCTCCAAGATCTTTCGCCTGCACCGAGACGACCCGACCTTCCATGCCGGCGCGACAGACCCCGCGCTTCTGGCCATCATGGCCGACCTTCTCGGGCCGGATGTCGACTGTTTTCTCTCACAATTCATTTTCAAACAGCCCGGGGCACTGGGGCAACCGTGGCATCAGGACGCCTTCTACTTCCCCTTTGGTCGCGATCTTCAGGTCGGAGCCTGGTTGGCGATCACCGAGGCCGGGGCGGAAAACAGCCCGCTTTGGGTGCTGCCGGGATCGCAGACCGAAGCAGTGCATGACGCCATTACCGACCCGCGACCCGATGCCCCCTTTGGTTACGTCGAGATCGTGGACCACGAAATGGACGGCGCCGAGCGTGTCCTGATGCAACCTGGCGATTTGCTGGTCTTCCACGGACACCTCATGCACCGCTCGACAGACCACGAGGCTGGCGAGGTCCGCGCCGCGATGGTCTATCACTACGCGGAGAGCGCTACCGTGGATCGCACCGAGCAGATCTGGGGCCAGCCCAGCCCGAACAATGACTGGATGACCGTCCTGCGCGACCGTGCGCCCGTTTGA
- a CDS encoding MFS transporter, producing the protein MSDVPEDPTDPVPPTRTRRPWWIPFFLGAIPDVDAKSLTLLGTVGLAVFFEAYDLSLLTSALSFIAADLEISEETLGLWTGLIRLGGLPAFALLPFADRFGRRKVFLASLLGLSLATLASAFSPTILVFALLQMLARVSFITFSATAIVIISEEFPAKHRGWGMGIFGALGALGYGLSAILFSQIEVLPGGWRALYLVGAAPLLFLPLFLRNVPETKRFAEIQQQRDELEGPTSNLLGWAQPIRDLFTTYPQRMLGVTLACFIYAASELAVMQFVPYFILEEHGWEPWEYSALILVGGLIPLWANVAAGRLGDRFGRRPVGMVVMCMLPLGAINFFHVSSDKLAIFWIILSFGSVAANVMLRAIVTESFPTSQRSTAAGWMTLTGTVGAALGLWSISWGQSMGYSLPAVESIVSCFAIIAGLALFLLPETRGLELEEISDDPHAAPQAGRPATSGSENPA; encoded by the coding sequence ATGTCTGATGTACCGGAGGACCCCACCGACCCCGTCCCGCCAACGCGAACGCGCAGGCCCTGGTGGATTCCTTTTTTTCTCGGGGCCATCCCCGACGTTGACGCCAAGTCCCTCACCCTTCTGGGAACTGTCGGTCTGGCCGTCTTCTTTGAGGCCTATGACCTCTCCTTGCTCACCTCGGCGCTCAGCTTCATTGCCGCTGATCTCGAAATCTCCGAAGAAACCCTCGGCCTTTGGACCGGGCTGATCCGGCTCGGTGGGCTGCCGGCGTTCGCCTTGTTGCCTTTTGCCGACCGCTTCGGGCGCCGCAAGGTGTTTCTGGCCTCTCTTCTCGGGCTGAGTCTGGCCACTTTGGCCAGCGCGTTCAGCCCGACGATCCTCGTCTTCGCCCTCCTGCAAATGCTGGCTCGGGTCTCGTTCATCACATTCTCTGCCACCGCAATCGTGATTATTTCCGAGGAATTCCCCGCCAAGCATCGCGGCTGGGGCATGGGAATCTTCGGTGCACTGGGCGCTCTTGGCTACGGACTCTCGGCGATCCTTTTCAGCCAGATCGAAGTCCTCCCAGGTGGCTGGCGAGCGCTCTATCTGGTGGGAGCCGCGCCTCTGCTCTTCCTGCCGCTTTTCTTGCGCAACGTTCCGGAAACCAAGCGCTTCGCCGAGATCCAGCAACAGCGTGACGAGCTGGAAGGCCCCACCAGCAACCTTCTCGGCTGGGCCCAACCCATTCGGGATCTCTTCACAACCTATCCGCAACGCATGCTCGGGGTGACTCTGGCCTGCTTTATCTATGCCGCCTCCGAGTTGGCCGTGATGCAATTTGTTCCCTATTTCATTCTGGAAGAGCATGGCTGGGAGCCATGGGAATACTCGGCGCTGATCCTGGTCGGCGGACTGATCCCGCTTTGGGCCAACGTCGCGGCCGGACGCCTGGGTGACCGGTTCGGCAGGCGCCCCGTCGGCATGGTCGTGATGTGCATGCTGCCGCTCGGTGCGATCAATTTTTTTCACGTCTCGAGCGATAAGCTCGCGATCTTCTGGATCATCCTTTCGTTTGGCAGCGTTGCCGCCAACGTCATGCTGCGGGCGATTGTCACCGAGTCCTTTCCCACAAGCCAACGCAGCACGGCGGCGGGATGGATGACCCTGACGGGAACGGTTGGCGCAGCACTTGGCTTATGGTCGATCAGTTGGGGCCAAAGCATGGGGTACTCGCTACCCGCCGTGGAGAGCATCGTCAGCTGTTTTGCCATCATTGCCGGCCTCGCGCTCTTCCTGCTTCCCGAGACGCGCGGCCTGGAGCTTGAAGAAATCAGCGACGATCCGCACGCGGCCCCACAAGCCGGTCGCCCCGCGACATCCGGCTCCGAGAACCCGGCCTGA
- a CDS encoding TonB-dependent receptor yields the protein MNLSGRRSNLQFVKYVIFAVIFHVASGLGLAQAQEDAAGALQAGSAAEAAAPPERTLQDPLPEPAYEPAITSTIDDTSTADAMGEQEAETLLADGEAKKMSRGEQRRIEEIVVSARRRTELLEDTPVAVTALSADDLIDANVTNLLEIGELVPNLQAIYTGAGAAFVIRGIGSFPAPYFDQGVGLYVDGVYLPRQQGNITEMVDVTQIEVLRGPQGTLFGKNSAGGAIRITTAKPDSELGGSLRLRYTTNNNVQTRAMLNVPINFGDFQDRLAVRANFASTNQGGFVKNIYNDQWLGNQDNLGFLGSLRFLITDDLVLDVSGLWNQTHSRGLGSRCMYIQPSQFEAIMDLPAALGGPPEGTYNQAKYKEACEEALRYKVNMDAPNFYKQQSSMVWGSLTWDIGDLAVFEDLQTQFLTSGRRYNEYRNFDADGTQYDILVASSTGDNPYGGSPGDGWSITEEIQLTGAALDGRISFVTGVFGSMESVYDNTLLEVLPNTLADVNGGITDGEFKTKNWDFSIFGQADAALNDWLNLTAGIRFGRTKKSVNRLRIQPVEGAYPGPVACQPGTGPGNVNDLGQEVTCVPLLAGPGEDPYENNRFPSSGECREGTGPIPEYDAEGNVVEYREGDVMCDPEPWNGTRYFTNWSPMISLQATMPEDLLLDTPIDHLMGYFQFARGYKTGGFNGGALDNDPRNRDYFDSETADAFEIGLKTVWLDRMLTANLTGFVTMYQDLQLPTSETLFPEDGCLPTDDRLDECLTVSASFTRNVPKANIRGIEFDFSFQPREFIQLSGNLGLQDARIGEWRTAENPLTGLPENVSGRKFSYVPSINSYLALTTPFPVEFPMEFFSGLMLPRVDWSYQSDVQWHSPNLNNGATPNAALQEAYSNVNLRLTYLFNDGQTSVALFGENMVNVKPITGVLNNSQRVLGTVLNYYGQGRAFGFEITHEF from the coding sequence ATGAATTTGAGTGGTCGTCGGTCGAATCTGCAGTTCGTCAAGTATGTAATTTTTGCGGTAATTTTTCATGTCGCAAGCGGCTTGGGTCTCGCACAGGCACAGGAAGACGCCGCCGGAGCCCTGCAGGCAGGGTCGGCCGCCGAGGCCGCAGCGCCACCCGAGCGCACGTTGCAGGATCCGCTTCCGGAGCCTGCCTATGAGCCGGCGATCACCAGCACGATCGATGATACAAGCACCGCAGACGCCATGGGCGAACAAGAGGCCGAGACCCTTCTTGCCGACGGCGAAGCCAAGAAAATGTCGAGGGGCGAGCAGCGCAGGATTGAAGAGATCGTTGTATCCGCGCGTCGCCGTACCGAGCTTCTCGAGGACACGCCGGTTGCGGTGACCGCGCTCTCGGCTGATGACCTCATCGATGCCAACGTGACCAACTTGCTCGAGATCGGAGAACTCGTTCCCAACCTTCAGGCAATCTACACGGGTGCGGGTGCGGCCTTCGTGATTCGCGGGATCGGCTCTTTCCCGGCGCCTTATTTTGACCAGGGGGTCGGCCTGTATGTGGATGGCGTCTATCTGCCGCGACAGCAGGGCAATATCACCGAGATGGTCGATGTCACTCAGATCGAGGTTCTGCGGGGTCCACAGGGCACCTTGTTCGGGAAAAACAGCGCTGGTGGCGCAATCCGGATCACCACGGCCAAGCCGGACTCCGAGCTCGGCGGCTCCTTGCGGTTGCGCTATACGACCAACAACAACGTACAGACCCGCGCGATGTTGAATGTGCCGATCAATTTCGGCGACTTTCAGGACCGCCTGGCGGTGCGCGCAAACTTTGCCTCCACCAATCAGGGTGGCTTTGTCAAAAATATCTACAACGACCAGTGGCTGGGCAATCAGGACAATCTGGGCTTCCTCGGCAGCTTGCGCTTCCTGATCACCGATGACCTGGTGCTGGATGTTTCGGGTCTGTGGAACCAGACCCATAGCCGAGGCCTCGGCTCCCGCTGCATGTATATTCAACCTTCGCAGTTCGAGGCGATTATGGATTTGCCAGCCGCCCTGGGCGGGCCGCCGGAAGGAACCTACAATCAGGCGAAGTACAAAGAGGCTTGCGAGGAGGCGCTTCGTTACAAGGTCAACATGGACGCGCCGAATTTCTACAAGCAGCAATCGTCCATGGTCTGGGGTTCTCTGACCTGGGATATCGGCGATCTGGCGGTTTTCGAAGATCTGCAGACACAGTTCCTGACGTCGGGCCGCCGGTACAACGAGTATCGCAATTTCGACGCCGACGGGACGCAATACGATATTCTTGTAGCCTCTTCGACCGGCGACAACCCTTATGGGGGTTCCCCCGGGGACGGTTGGTCCATCACCGAGGAGATACAGTTGACGGGTGCCGCGCTCGATGGACGCATCAGTTTTGTTACCGGCGTCTTTGGCTCGATGGAGTCCGTTTATGACAATACTCTTCTCGAGGTTCTCCCCAATACGCTTGCCGACGTGAACGGCGGGATTACCGATGGGGAGTTCAAGACGAAGAACTGGGACTTCTCGATCTTTGGTCAGGCGGATGCCGCTTTGAACGATTGGCTGAATCTAACCGCTGGCATTCGTTTCGGGCGGACCAAGAAATCGGTCAACCGTCTGCGGATCCAGCCGGTTGAGGGCGCTTACCCGGGGCCGGTTGCTTGCCAGCCGGGTACGGGACCCGGCAACGTCAACGATTTGGGCCAGGAGGTAACCTGCGTTCCTCTGCTGGCAGGACCGGGTGAAGATCCCTACGAGAACAACCGGTTTCCGAGCTCCGGCGAATGCCGAGAGGGAACCGGTCCGATCCCGGAGTATGACGCCGAAGGAAATGTCGTCGAGTACCGCGAGGGCGATGTGATGTGTGATCCTGAGCCCTGGAATGGGACAAGGTACTTCACCAACTGGTCGCCGATGATCTCCTTGCAGGCCACGATGCCCGAAGATCTGCTTTTGGATACGCCGATCGACCATTTGATGGGTTATTTTCAGTTCGCTCGGGGCTACAAGACCGGCGGTTTCAATGGAGGGGCCCTGGATAATGATCCCCGCAATCGAGATTATTTCGATTCCGAGACCGCCGATGCCTTCGAGATCGGCTTGAAGACGGTCTGGCTCGATCGGATGTTGACCGCCAACCTGACCGGCTTTGTGACCATGTATCAGGACCTGCAGCTGCCGACGTCCGAAACGCTTTTTCCGGAAGATGGCTGCCTCCCGACAGACGACCGTCTCGACGAGTGCCTGACCGTCTCGGCGTCCTTTACCCGAAACGTGCCCAAGGCAAATATCCGCGGGATCGAGTTCGACTTCTCGTTCCAACCGCGCGAGTTCATTCAGCTCAGTGGCAACCTCGGCTTGCAGGATGCCCGCATCGGCGAGTGGCGCACGGCCGAGAATCCTCTCACCGGTTTGCCGGAGAACGTCTCGGGACGGAAGTTCTCCTACGTCCCGTCGATCAACTCCTACCTCGCATTGACGACACCTTTTCCGGTCGAATTTCCCATGGAGTTCTTCTCGGGCCTGATGTTGCCGCGAGTGGATTGGTCCTACCAAAGCGATGTTCAGTGGCACAGTCCCAATTTGAACAACGGGGCCACGCCGAATGCGGCGCTGCAAGAGGCCTATAGCAACGTGAACCTGCGTCTGACCTACCTGTTCAATGATGGCCAGACTTCGGTCGCACTCTTCGGCGAGAACATGGTCAATGTGAAACCGATTACCGGTGTGCTGAACAATTCGCAGCGGGTTCTGGGAACGGTCCTGAATTACTACGGTCAGGGTCGAGCCTTCGGTTTCGAAATTACCCACGAGTTCTGA
- a CDS encoding saccharopine dehydrogenase NADP-binding domain-containing protein yields the protein MTSQDETPATSSQPQPLILIVYGATGFTGQLVATYLDTHPELRGKRWAIAGRTKSKLAELSARLGGRPETLCVDLEDADAVSAMVARTAVVLNCAGPYSLYNGAALLGACARAGVHYSDLAGEGFWQAEMVQAFHDLAEQSGAKVILGGGVDSIPSDLGAFVAAEALPGDSDQKVQLRGVYTRYTGSFSGGTLNSGKATARAKKSGNYSDAMEADPYLLAPGTTGAETGTPGTADGMAADFQWGFDSTYGVVSTFFMAPINARVVRRSLMLRGEHKHTSYSECAAAGMWMRVAGMWASRGFGYFLGEPINFKPSSGEGPPSWLLRDGGFEIEVTATANAKSTRTRISGQGDPGYGATSKMLAELGLCLALDDHSGASHRAGVLTPSTGLGHALVSRLGQARGGKFMEFETTPLQAG from the coding sequence ATGACTTCTCAGGACGAGACGCCCGCAACATCCAGCCAACCCCAACCATTGATCTTGATCGTCTATGGAGCGACCGGGTTCACCGGCCAGTTGGTCGCCACCTACCTCGACACCCACCCTGAACTGCGCGGCAAGCGCTGGGCCATCGCGGGCCGCACGAAGAGCAAGCTCGCCGAGTTGTCGGCCAGGCTCGGGGGGCGGCCCGAGACTCTCTGCGTGGACCTCGAGGATGCCGACGCCGTATCCGCGATGGTCGCGCGGACGGCCGTGGTCCTCAATTGCGCGGGCCCCTACTCCCTCTACAACGGCGCAGCTCTGTTGGGCGCGTGTGCTCGAGCGGGCGTCCATTACTCCGACCTTGCCGGAGAAGGCTTCTGGCAAGCCGAAATGGTTCAGGCTTTTCACGACCTCGCAGAGCAGTCCGGAGCGAAAGTGATTCTGGGCGGCGGTGTCGATTCGATTCCTTCCGACCTCGGTGCGTTTGTCGCGGCAGAGGCTCTGCCGGGTGATTCTGACCAGAAGGTGCAGCTCCGCGGCGTCTATACCCGCTACACCGGGTCGTTTTCCGGTGGCACCTTGAACTCAGGGAAGGCGACGGCGCGAGCGAAAAAATCGGGCAATTACAGCGACGCGATGGAAGCAGATCCCTATCTTCTGGCACCCGGAACCACAGGTGCCGAGACCGGAACCCCCGGGACTGCCGATGGCATGGCCGCAGACTTTCAGTGGGGTTTCGATTCGACCTACGGCGTCGTTTCCACATTCTTCATGGCGCCGATCAACGCCAGAGTCGTGCGGCGCAGCCTCATGCTCCGCGGCGAGCACAAGCATACGTCTTACAGCGAGTGCGCAGCCGCAGGGATGTGGATGCGGGTAGCGGGAATGTGGGCTAGTCGCGGGTTCGGCTATTTCCTGGGCGAACCGATCAACTTCAAACCAAGCTCCGGGGAAGGTCCGCCCTCGTGGCTGCTACGCGATGGAGGTTTCGAGATCGAGGTGACCGCCACCGCCAACGCGAAGTCCACCCGCACGCGAATTTCTGGCCAAGGCGACCCCGGCTATGGCGCAACCTCCAAGATGCTGGCCGAGCTCGGCCTCTGTCTCGCCCTCGATGACCACAGCGGGGCGTCGCACCGCGCCGGCGTGCTCACGCCTTCCACCGGGTTGGGGCACGCGCTGGTATCACGCCTCGGTCAGGCCCGAGGCGGCAAGTTCATGGAGTTCGAAACAACGCCGCTGCAGGCGGGTTGA
- the npdG gene encoding NADPH-dependent F420 reductase produces MKIGILGGTGDAGQGIGLRLGMAGHEVCLGSRDPARAAEVATSLGQSGIQGGSNADASGFGPVVVVALPWESAHGVVAANEEALAGRIVVSMINALAFVDGQPEPIIPPSGSLALGLQAQLHRSSVVAAFHHLPARLLMKRSATLDLDVLVCADDAAALAEVRVLTDSITGLRAVHAGGLVNASAIEALTPVLIGINMRERKRTGLRIQGL; encoded by the coding sequence ATGAAGATTGGAATTCTGGGCGGAACTGGCGACGCCGGGCAAGGCATTGGATTAAGGCTCGGGATGGCGGGGCATGAGGTTTGCCTGGGCTCCCGCGACCCCGCTCGGGCAGCGGAAGTGGCGACCAGTCTTGGCCAATCGGGCATTCAGGGTGGGTCGAATGCGGACGCTTCCGGTTTCGGACCGGTTGTTGTCGTCGCGCTTCCATGGGAGTCGGCTCATGGCGTCGTTGCTGCGAACGAAGAAGCACTCGCGGGACGTATTGTCGTTTCGATGATCAACGCTCTGGCTTTCGTGGACGGTCAACCCGAGCCGATCATCCCCCCATCGGGGTCGTTGGCTCTGGGGCTGCAGGCCCAGTTACATCGAAGCTCTGTGGTGGCAGCCTTTCATCATCTGCCCGCCCGCTTGCTGATGAAACGATCGGCGACCCTGGATCTGGATGTTCTTGTGTGTGCGGATGATGCAGCGGCTCTGGCAGAGGTCCGTGTTCTTACGGATTCGATCACCGGGTTGCGGGCCGTACATGCAGGGGGCTTGGTCAACGCGTCGGCCATCGAAGCTCTGACGCCGGTCTTGATTGGCATCAATATGCGCGAGCGAAAGCGCACAGGCCTGCGCATTCAGGGGCTGTGA